CTGGTGACGTTGGGGGGAGAAAGCGGCGGGTAGCTGCTAGTCGCCCGCGAACCTCGAGCAGTCGTCTCTGGGCTCGTCGCCCCCGATCAGGCTAGCCATCCACGAGAGCGAATCGCGAAAGCCGAACTGCCGAGTCTGGAAGTGCTCGACGTTGCTGTAGCTGACGTAGGTGATGTGCGCGCCCGCCAGGCAGGCGCGGCGCGCGAAGCCCTCTTGCTGGGCGGGCGTCACGATGGTGTCGGCGGTGCCCTGAAAGACCAGCGCGGGCACCGAGGAGCCCGACAGGCCGCTGCTGTTCTCGGCCAGGAGCTCGCCGAAGGGGGCGTAGGCGCCCCCAAAGCTATCCGCCTCGAGCGCCTCCAGAAAGCCGCTGTCGAAGACACCCGCCGGATCGCTGCCGTAAAAGCTGAAGATCACGTCCACGCAGCGGTTCATCACGTCCTCCTCCAGACTGTCGGCGACGTCCGGCTCGAGGAGCGCCCCGGGATCGACCCGGTCTTCGCCGTAGACCTCGCGGTAGGCATAGACGAGGTAGGGTGCGAAGTAGGGGTTGGCGCGCAGCATGGCGGCGACGTCGGTGGTGGGACCGTAGCCGATGATGCCGCTGAGCGAGAGCTCCGGCGCGTAGTCGGAGGCCATGTCGGCCGCGGCGAAGACCGAGTTGCCGCCCTGCGAATAGCCCCCCAGGAAGACCGCCTCGGCGGGGCGCAGGGCCAGCTCCGAGCCCCCGACCTCCTCGAAAAAGCCGTAGACGGCGCGCACCGCGTCGAGCAGGACCTGAGCCGAGGCC
This portion of the Deinococcota bacterium genome encodes:
- a CDS encoding lipase family protein, which encodes MKWQVTGQVKWRMKWRRRALLLLLTLLGLAHAEPGALLSSEFVARYSAAEVGEAVARLYPRGTARGVQYAVDGYYLRYRSRDERGESVEILAQLYLPVLTETASLPIYAVAVGTTGLSDGCAPSLERPGVSNWGDYSAQALAYAGQGYIAVLPDPAGFGDPDRVARYFVAQASAQVLLDAVRAVYGFFEEVGGSELALRPAEAVFLGGYSQGGNSVFAAADMASDYAPELSLSGIIGYGPTTDVAAMLRANPYFAPYLVYAYREVYGEDRVDPGALLEPDVADSLEEDVMNRCVDVIFSFYGSDPAGVFDSGFLEALEADSFGGAYAPFGELLAENSSGLSGSSVPALVFQGTADTIVTPAQQEGFARRACLAGAHITYVSYSNVEHFQTRQFGFRDSLSWMASLIGGDEPRDDCSRFAGD